One Syntrophales bacterium genomic window, CCAAGAAACTGATCTCACAATTAACCCTTGACAAATAGTTTCGACTATGGTTTAAGGACGAGTTCTAATTTTTTAACAGGATCATAATCTATGAAAAAAAATCTAACTAATTTAAGCAACACCAAGAGGAAAAGAACTCACGGTTTTCGTGCAAGAATGGCCACCAAGGGCGGAAGGTCAGTCCTGAACAGAAGAAGAGAAAAAGGAAGAAAGCGATTAGCCGTTTAAACAAAAAAACCTCGAGTGATGGTCAAGAGGTTATATAAAACGGTGATTATTCTCCAGAAATGGTAAAGCAAACTTTTGGTAAACACGAAAGGATTCGAAAAAGAAGAGACTATTTGAGAGTATACCAAAACGGGTACCGGGTTAATTCGAAAAACTTTATCATTATATTAAGTGAGAATCGGTTAGGGGTAAAGAGACTGGGATTGACGGTCAGTAAAAAAGCGGGAAACTCTGTAAAAAGGAATCGAATTAAGCGTCTCTTAAGAGAATTTTTCAGATTGAATAAAAACAGGTTCCCTTCTTCGCAAGACATAGTAATAATTGCGAAGAAGAGTATACCTCCACTTAAGTATCAAGATGTGTGCAGGGAACTTGAAAATCTCTTAATACAAAGCTTGCACTGAATCCTGCCCTGAAGTAAGTTCAGGGTCGATTTCAGTAAAACGATGTTCGGTGAAATGCCTACGCATATCCTCGAAAAGATATTTATTGGTTTTATCAGATTTTACCAGACATTCATATCACCTGCTTTCCCCCAATGTTGTCGTTTTTACCCTTCTTGCTCCGAATATGCAATCATCGCCATCAAGCACCACGGCCCCTTTAAGGGATTATTGATTGGTCTGATGCGTTTGCTTCGGTGCAATCCTATGAACCCTGGTGGGTACGACCCCGTGAAATAAATAAAACGGGAAAAACTGGAGGAATTAAATGGACAAGAGGACATTTATTGCCATAGTCCTGTCTTTTGCTGTAATTGCAGTTTATCACTTCTTTTTTGCACCCCCCCCACCGCCACCCAAGCAGGAGGTGGTTCAAAAAACTGAAAAAGAAGGTCTCGTTAAACCCGAAGGCCGGGAAGTTTTAAAAAGAACTTCCACTAAAACAACCCCTTCCATACATGAACCAATAAAAGGAAAGGTATTAAAAGAAACTTTAACCAAAACGACCTCTTCCATATACGAACCGATAAGAGGCAAAGATATCAAGGTTGAAAGCCCCTTCTACTCCGCTACCTTCACCACAGTCGGGGGAACCTTGAAATCTTTTAAACTTAAAGGTTACCGTAAGACATTAGATGAAAATT contains:
- the rpmH gene encoding 50S ribosomal protein L34 translates to MKKNLTNLSNTKRKRTHGFRARMATKGGRSVLNRRREKGRKRLAV
- the yidD gene encoding membrane protein insertion efficiency factor YidD, with the translated sequence MPTHILEKIFIGFIRFYQTFISPAFPQCCRFYPSCSEYAIIAIKHHGPFKGLLIGLMRLLRCNPMNPGGYDPVK